Sequence from the Maribellus comscasis genome:
TTGGCAAAGTTCACAGGGAGGTTGGGCTAAAAAACCTACATACGATGAATTGACCACTTTGTATTATAATCCTGAAGACTTTAATTATTTTGATGTTCATAACGCTGAAATTTCTGTAATTCATGTATGGGATGAATCATATGTTGCGGTCGAAAATATTGATACTATAAATCATAGCATTCGATTTTCATATCCTACAACACACCCTTCAGGAGCTTGGAATAGACAAGATTATGTGGTTTGGAATGTAAAAGAAGGTATGACTAAACCTGGACAATGGTTTTTAGACCGTGCTAATGAAAAGATTTATTACTGGCCGTTTAGTCATGAGCAAATTTCAAATTTTAGTGCATTGGTTCCTACTAAGGATTTTGTTTTCAATCTTAAAAAAGGGGCTGACAATATTACCATCAGGGATATTAACATTTCATGTGCAGGTATTAAGTTAAAAAATCCAAATTATGCTTCAGGGAGACTAGATGCGGGCGCAGTTCGGGCTGATAGTATTTCAAATTTATTACTGGAGGATGTAGAGATAAAAAATACATCTGGTTGGGCTGTTTTTATTGAAAATTCCTCCGATGTAAGAGTAAAGGATTGTGAAGTATCCAATACCGGGGCTGGTGGAATTAGATTTAGTGGCACACGAATCAGTGTCGAAAATTCTGGAATCCATGATGTAGGAAAATTGTTTTTAAGCTCGGTTGGCATCCTTGGAAAAGGCAGTAACAATAATATTTCTCATTGTGAATTGTATAATCTTCCATATTGTGCTATAAACGGAATTGGAGATCACTCTTTGGCAGAGTATAACCTCATATACAATTTCAAGCAACATCTGGAAGATGGTGGGGCAATTTATTGTAATAAGGCTGATTCAACGATTTATCAACACAACGCTACCTTGCTGCCTGTTAGTAGCGGGATTGAGGGTAGGACCTATTATTTTGACGAACTTTCAAATCATTGTAAAATTTACAATAATCTCGCTGTTAACACGCTGGATCCAGCACATATTCACATGGCTAACAATATTGAGGTAACCAATAATCTGTTTTACGATCAAGGGCTTCAAATCATGGGCTTCAGGATGAGCTCCAATCTCCGTTTTATCAATAATACCTTTATTGCCGATACGGTGATATTTAGTGGGCCAAATGGAGAACCACTTACTGTGAAAAAGGAATCGCTTAATGCTATTTATCAAAAGTTCTATGAAGCAAGTGGTATAGTAGAAATGACTGGAAATAAGTTTTACGCCAATGCCGTTCAGGAACAATTTGTTGAAATATATACACGTAAAAGACAAAGTGATTTACCTGTTGAAGATTTAAACGATTTGTCGGAGCCTAAAAGTAAGAATGAATTTTTGGAAATGATTCCGGAGAAATTTAATCAGACCGGTTATCGCAACAATTTTTGGGAAGTACTTGAAAAGATGATTTCAGGATAATAAGATATTGTGAAACTTTAGATATTATTTATTTGGAATAAATATTAATGTGTTCAAATATAAAGAGTTAGAATTATGATCAAATACGCTAAAATATTCCTATTTATTTTTTTACCTGGCATTATTTCATGTCAGGGAGAGAATGTTGTTCGCGTATATTTTCCTAAATCCTCACCGATTCTAAAGTACGGAATTTCAAAATTCGCTGACCAAATAGACATTTCAACATATGATATTAGCCACGAGCCTGAAACCCAAAACCAGCCTTCTGTTTTTATTTTAACACCTGGGTTCTATCCCAATCAGGAAGCAGAGGCTATTTTTAAAGTTCATCATCAGGATATAACAAATGATGGTTATAAAATAAAACGGGAAAAGAACAAAGTTTATGTAATTGGTGCAACGGAAAGAGGCTGTTTGTACGGAATTCTGGATATAACAGAACAGTTGAAAAGTGGAATTTCCCTGGATAAAATCGAAGAGAAACATGTTAATCCCGCAATATCATTTCGGGCCATAAAATTTAATTTGCCCTGGTCGTCGTATCGGGGAGGTCCTTCAACAGAAGTTCATGTTGAAACGTGCAAAGATCTGGAATTTTGGGAAGCTTTTTTAGATATGATGGTTAAAAACAGGCTCAATGCATTGACGCTGTGGAACCGCCATCCTTTTACAAATATGATCAGAGCCGCAAATTTTCCCATGGCCACACTACTAAGCGAGGAGGAACTTGAAGAGTGGCAGTTGTTCTGGAAAGCCTTGTTTAAAATGGCTAAAAACAGAGGCATTGAAACTTATATGGTCAACTGGAATATTGTGGTTTCTCCGGAATTTGCAAAAGCATATGAAACCAGACAATACGGTGACACATCGGATCTTGTAAAAACATATACACGCGAGTCGGTGACCCAGCTGATAAATGAATACGAGGATCTTACAGGGCTTGGTGTGACATTAGCCGACTGGATGGGAAATCATGGGGTTGAATATATGACACCTTCCGAACGTGAAGATTGGATAGAGGATACATTCATCCAGGGAATAGCTAATGCAAACAGAAAAGTAAAATTTATACACAGGGCTGTATTGGCGGGCGCTCCAAAAGAGATGAGAAGGGTAATTGATAAAGCTGATTTGCCTGAAAAAACAATTGTAGAAGTAAAGTTCAACTGGTCGCACGGGCATTCCAGCCCCAAATTATTGCTTACTCATGCTAACCATCAGGGGACAATTGAGAAAGATTTCTGGTATCCAATGCCTGAAAACTATTTTATAGCATGGATGATCAGAAACGAAGATTTCTTTGTCCTTAGGTGGGGAGATCCTGAGTTTATTAGATCGCATATCAAGATTAATAACCACGAATATGTTGACGGTTATTTTGTTGGTTCTGAATGTTATATTCCGGCAAAAGATTATTCACATATTGATCCTCACCCTGATAAAACGTGGAAGTATGCATTTGAAAAACAGTGGTTGTTTTACCATTTGTGGGGAAGGTTGATGTACAATCCAAATGAATCCGACGAAGCACTTGCCAAAGAATTTAACAAGCGATATCAAAATGCAGAGCCCTTAAAATTGCTAAATGCATATACGCTGGCCTCAAAAGTTCCGGAACTTATAGCTACATTTTACAAAGCTACCTGGGATTTCACATTATACAGTGAAGGGTTTTTGTCGGTATCACCGGTTGGTTTTAGTGATGGGAAGTCGCCTTTTATATCCATTGAGGAATTGATTAAGCATGAAACGCTTGACCCGAAATACCTGAATATAATTGATTATGTGGATAAGTTGAATGGTGGAAGTTTCATCAGTGGTGAAATCATCACTCCTTTGCAGCTTGCAAACACTATTGATGAAGAATGCAACGAAGCTCTTTCAATAATCAACGGAATTAATACATCTGATAGTAATCCAGCTTTAAAATCTGAGTTGGATGACATTGCCACCTGGTGTAACCTTGGTTTCTATTTCGCAGATAAAATTCGGGCAGGAGTTGCACTTCAAACATACATTACAAAAAAACAGGAGATGGATAAACGAAAAGCGATAAGCTTATTGGAAAAATGCTTGGGTCACTGGAAAAATGTGATCAAGCTTACAGCTGACCGGTATCAAGAGATGCCGTATTCAGGTACGCATTTCGATGGTACTTTTCATTGGAGTGACTATTTAAAAGATGTGGAAGCTGATATTGAATTCGCGAAAGAAGTTGAATAATGAAAAAATATGAACGAGAAACTTTAAAACAGATACAAAGAAATATGAAAAAAAATAATTTATTGAAACTGTCAATATTATTGTTGCTTTTTAGCGTTGGATGTAGAGAAAAAATTTTGGAAAAAGACCAGTTTCCTAATGTCATTATCTTCTTCTGCGATGACCTTGGTTATGGCGATATCGGACCATTTGGGCACCCAACTATCCATACGCCCAATTTGGATAAAATGGCTGAAGAGGGACAAAAATGGACAAACTTCTATGTCGCGGCACCAGTTTGTACCCCAAGTAGGGCAGGAATACTTACAGGGCGATTACCGATACGTTCAGGGATGTGTAGCGAAAACAGAAGGGTTTTGTTTCCTGATTCAGAAGGCGGATTGCCACCAAGTGAGATTACGATTGCCAAAGCGTTAAAAACAAAAGGCTATTCAACAGCTTGTATTGGCAAATGGCATTTGGGACATTTGCCACAATATAGTCCTAATGCACATGGATTTGATTATTATTTTGGCATACCATACAGCAATGATATGGATAGGGAAGAAGGTGTAAAACCTTATGAATCATGCATCGATCCGAAAGTTGAATACTTTAATGTACCTCTCATGCGTAATTCAGAGATTATTGAACGACCAGCAAATCAAGAAACAATTACTAAAAGATATACTAAGGAAGCAATCAATTTTATTGATGAGAACAAGAGTAAACCTTTTTTTCTTTATCTGGCACATTCAATGCCACATGTCCCGCTCTTCAGATCAGAAGATTTTGCAAATAAGAGTCTTCGTGGAGTTTATGGAGACGTAATTGAAGAATTGGATTGGAGCATAGGAAGGATTCTGGATAAATTAGAAGAAAGTGGTTTAGATGAAAATACCATGGTGGTTTTTACATCTGATAATGGGCCTTGGCTGATTTTCAACGAATTTGGTGGGAGTGCCGGTTTGTTGAGAGGTGGAAAGGGAGGAACGTTTGAAGGAGGAATGCGGGAACCGACCGTGTTTTGGTGGCCTGGAAAAATCGAACACCGGATTGTAATGGATATTGGTTCTACCTTGGATTTACTCCCTACAATATGCAGCCTAACCGGCATTGAATTGGATAAGGATCGGATTTATGATGGTTTTGATCTATCTCCCGTTTTATTTAGTGGTGAAAAAAGTGAAAGAAACATAATTTATTACTATCGTGATACCGAAGTCTATGCAATTCGGAATGGATCTTTCAAGGCACATTTTAAAACAAAGGATGAATACGGTTCAAACGAAACGATATCTCACAATCCTCCGCTATTGTATGACTTAAATGTAGACCCTTCAGAGAAATATAACATATCAGATAAACATCCTCATATAATTCAGGAGATGAAGGTTTTGCTTAAAGAGCATCAATCAACAGTTGTCCCAGTTGAAAATCAGTTAGAAAAATTTGAGAACAAAGAGGAAGATTATCAATCAAAAAGTTTGTAGCGTTATGGACAATCTAAGATTTGTAAACGCAGTTGAGTCAGATATAGGAAGTTTTAAATAATAATGGTTAAAAGTTAAAACTATGATTAACATTCGGAATATTTTTTTGTTGAATACACTCTTTTTAATTTTGGGATGTAGCGATAAACGTGAACATTCGAGTCTGTTAAGTCGCGCTGAAATACCCTATATTTTCGGAGAGAGCAAGCACATTATAGATGCGAACCCAAATCCTGATACAGACCCCAACAAGTGGTATACAAATGATCATTGTTTTGTTGTTGACAAGGACAGCACCATACATTGGTTCGGTATTAATAATCCTCTGCCTGATGAACGTAGCCAACTTTACCAAAGTCATCCTTTTACCGGACATTTGATAGCCAAAAATCCTAATGGACCTTGGGAGAGATTGCCATTTATATTTGATGAAAAAGCAGAGTATTTGGGTGCGCCTTTTGTTATCTGGCACGAAGAATCACAAAGATGGGTGATGGTAATACAAACCGGACCTTCTGATTTTAGAGGGCTTGAAGTTTGTTGGTCAGAAGATTTGTACAATTGGAAACGAACCAGGAAGCGCATTTTGTCAAATGTTATATGGGAAGGTACACGCGACCCTCATATCATAAAAGGTGCCGATGGTAAATACTGGATACACCTTGTAACCACCAAAAAACTGGGCAAAACAAATGAATCACAGGTGATTCGAATTAAAACTGCTGACTTTGAAAATTTTGAAGATCCAAAAACAGTATTAAAAATTACAGATGATGTAAAATGGAGTGGAGTAGAATCTCCCGTATTTATACAAAGGGGAGATTTATGGTACCTGTTTTTTACATACGCACACAGAAGATATGCCGAAACAATAGTTGTTGTTTCTGATACACCAGAATTTTTTGATTACGAAAAGAACGTAATTACGACTCTTTTTAGCCATGCCGCTGAAATATTTAATTACGGTGGCGTAACTTATATTTCATCATGCGGCCCCGAGGATCAACATGTACTTAATACACACGGTGTGACACTAGCAGAGCTCAGATGGATGCAGCAATAAACAAGCATAATTATTTAATACTTTCTAATCATGAACGATAAGACGAACAAACAACTATTTTATGCCAGTTGCCTTTCTCTTATGTCTGCTGCGCTGATATTTATTTCAAGAGAGCATTTGGGGCACATCTTAATCCAGGAAGAACAAATTCTCACCACAGCAGAATTCGGCAATATCTCCGGCTGGGCATTTAAGGGGACGGCCCTTGCCCTGCTCATTTTTTCGCCGTTAATCGACTGGTTTGGGCTTAAACGCGGGATGATCCTAGCATGGGTATTTCAGATGCTTGGGATTGTCGGTTTTATCGTAAGTGAAAATGCTACAATCATGTTAATAGCGATGACCATGGCCGGTTTTGGTTGGGGAATTCTTGAAACAACTATAAATCCATTATGTGCTGCTCAATATCCAACCCAAAAAACAAAGATGCTTAACATTCTGCATGCCTGGTGGCCGGCTGGTTTGATTATCGGCGGTTTGTTCAGCAGGTTTGTTCTGGATACGTTTTCCGCGCCCTGGCAAGCCTACATGTTAATCATGGTTGTTCCTGTTGTTATTTATGGCTTTCTGATTTTCAATAAAACATTCCCCCAAACAGAACGGGTTAATGCCAATGTTTCAAATACAAAAATGTTCAGGTCAGCTTTAAAGCCGGGGTTTCTTATCCTGCTGTTTTGCATGTCCTTAACCGCATCATCAGAACTTGCCCCAAACCAGTGGCTGGAAACCATGTTTAAGGAATATGCCAATGCCAGCGGAACGCTAATTCTTGTGTATGGCAGTTTTATCATGTTTTTCCTGCGGTTTTTTGCCGGGCCGCTGGCTAAGGCAATTAATCCGGTCGGAATAATGACAGTTTCTGCCATACTTGCTTCAATTGGATTAATCTTGTTATCGCAAGCAGCAAAATCACAAAATATAGCCTTCATATACGCTTCAGCAACGGTGTTCTACCTGGGAGTGTGCTATATGTGGCCAACCATGTATTCGTTAGCCGCTGAACTGCATCCTGATGGCGGAGGGCTAACCATTGGCCTTACCGGGTTTGTCGGGATGTTGGGTGTCAGTGTCTGGATTCCGCAAATTGGATCGTTGGGAAGTTCATATGGCCTTGCACATGCGTTTTTCATCGTATCATGGCTGCCCGCGCTGGCTTTTGTTGTTTTTGCAATCTGGTGGATAAAATTGAAAAGGACAAGTGGATATAAAATTGTGAAACTATGATAAATAATAAAGTGCTTCTGATAGGAATATTCATACTCTTTTTACACTCAAGTATGAGTGCCCGGAATAGTAGTGGGGAGTCCTCTGAAATTGTGATGAAAAAAGAGGTTTTAATGGATAAAGTTAAAGGTGCCTGGGCCGCCCAAACCATTGGGGTAACTTTTGGAATTCCTGTTGAGTTCAAGTTCAATACCATGATGGTTCCGGACTACTTAAAGCTTGATTATAACGAAAATTCCCTGATAAATGAATATACCCATACCCCCGGAACTTACGATGACATATACATGGATCTCACTTTTGTAGATGTAATTGAGAAAGAGGGAATTGATGCCCCGGCGCAGTCATTTGCCGATGCCTTTACCTATGCTGATTACAAACTCTGGAATGCCAATCAAATGGGGAGGTACAATATTATGAACGGCTTAAAGCCACCGGCTTCAGGCCACTGGCTCAATAACCCATGTGCCGACGATATAGATTTTCAGATAGAAGCTGACTTTGCAGGAATTATGGCTCCCGGCATGATAAATTCAGCGGTTGAGATTTGCGATAAGGTAGGCCATATCATGAACTATGGCGATGGTTATTACGGGGGAGTTTTTGTAGCCGGGCTGTATTCTATGGCGATGGTTTCGAACGATACGAAAGATATAAAAAACATCGTGCAGAAGGCCCTGTCAGTAATTCCACCTGAAAGCCAGTTTGCTCAATGTATTCAAGATGTTATTTTAAGTTATGAAGAAAATCCGCATGATTGGAAACTCGCATGGTTTAAAGTCAGTCGAAAATGGAGTGAAGATATAGGTAATCCAATAGGTGTTTTTAAACCGTTTAACATTGACGCAAAAATTAATGCTGCCTGGGTTGTTATCGGATTGCTTTTTGGCGAAGGAGATTTTACTAAAACTTTCGAGATTGCCACACGTTGCGGCGACGATGCTGATTGTAACCCCGCTACAGCAGGCGGAATATTAGGAGCCATAACTGGTTTTAAAAATATTCCCGACTATTGGAAACAGGGACTGGACAAGGTGGAAAATATCCCCTTTTACGGTACTGAAATCTCACTTTCTAAAGCCTATCAACTGTCATACAAACACGCTGAACAAATGATAGTTAGAAATGGAGGAAACATTACAGAGAATGAGCTGATAATTAAAACACAGGGACCAGTTGAAATACCATTAGAGGTTTCATTTAAGGGACATTACCCAACCCAATCAATAATTCCATCAAAAGTTGGAAATAATATTGAATTTGAGTTTGAAGGGATTGGATTTGTATTAGCTGCACCACCGAATGGCGTAAATTACGAAGAGAATTACGTTTTTGAAATTGAACTTTATATTAATGGGAAATTAGTAGAGGAAGCCAAAATTCCAACAGAGTTTAATAAAAGGAGATATGTTCTCTGCTGGAGATATGAATTGCCAAGAACCAGACACCATGTTTTAATTAAGATACGGAATCCATCATTGAAATATGAGATGCCATTCAGGCACGCAATTGTATATGATGATAAACCGAACAAACTGGATTTTGACTTTAAAAAATAGATCAACCTAAAACTAAATTGCTATGAAGCAAAAAATAATTATCGTTTTGGTTTTGCTGAGTTTTGTCTCTTGTACGTCAAAACAATCTCGGAAGAATGCTGAAAGAGAATTTAACAGTGAGTATTCCGGTGATAATCTGAACCATCTTGCTTTTCCTATTGGAGGTATTGGTGCAGGTATGGTATGTTTGGAAGGAACAGGAAAAATTTCACATGTTTCGGTCCGAAACCAACCAAACATTTTTAACAACCCGTTTATTATGGCTGCAATTGCGATAAAAGGGCTGGAAAATGGAGCTAAAGTATTGGAAGGGCCGGTTACTAAATCGAAAATTTTTGGCAACAGGGGATCAGGAAATGGCTGGGGACATTACGGGCTTCCCCGTTTCGACAATGTCACATTTGCTACACGTTTTCCATTTGCAACAATAAAATTTAATGACGATGACATACCTATGGACATTAGTTTAAGGGGCTGGAGTCCCTTTATTCCAATAGATGAAGACAATTCAAGTTTACCTGTTGGTGGTTTGGAATACACTTTTAAAAACACCGGTAACAAGGAGATTGAAGCAAATTTCTCCTTTCATTCCAGAAATTTTATGGCAATAGATGGAACAAATGCCAAGAAAACTATTTCGGGCATTAATAATGGATTTTTACTAAGTCAAAGTTGTTTGCCCGATCAGCCTGCATTAAAAGGCGATTTTGCAATTTTCACCGATAATAACGATGCTATTGTTGATCTTTGCTGGTTTCGCGGAGGCTGGTTCGATTCCAGAACAATGCTCTGGGACGACATCCAAAGTTTTACTTTTAAGGAAGATACAACAACAGTTAATTCACCGGGTGCTTCAATTTATGTTC
This genomic interval carries:
- a CDS encoding right-handed parallel beta-helix repeat-containing protein, which codes for MKKNILSYFKSVILVFSLCLLVACNKPVIYVSASGKDTNAGTKNAPLASIEKALELSRIDNKKQILIKKGSYYDVSVSLSEQDSGLIIQSEDEGEVYLFGGKPIQNWQQEGEWYVANLPGSGNRSWDIQSLIVNDSLRDRSKFPEEGTFQSLNKWPHRWQSSQGGWAKKPTYDELTTLYYNPEDFNYFDVHNAEISVIHVWDESYVAVENIDTINHSIRFSYPTTHPSGAWNRQDYVVWNVKEGMTKPGQWFLDRANEKIYYWPFSHEQISNFSALVPTKDFVFNLKKGADNITIRDINISCAGIKLKNPNYASGRLDAGAVRADSISNLLLEDVEIKNTSGWAVFIENSSDVRVKDCEVSNTGAGGIRFSGTRISVENSGIHDVGKLFLSSVGILGKGSNNNISHCELYNLPYCAINGIGDHSLAEYNLIYNFKQHLEDGGAIYCNKADSTIYQHNATLLPVSSGIEGRTYYFDELSNHCKIYNNLAVNTLDPAHIHMANNIEVTNNLFYDQGLQIMGFRMSSNLRFINNTFIADTVIFSGPNGEPLTVKKESLNAIYQKFYEASGIVEMTGNKFYANAVQEQFVEIYTRKRQSDLPVEDLNDLSEPKSKNEFLEMIPEKFNQTGYRNNFWEVLEKMISG
- a CDS encoding alpha-glucuronidase family glycosyl hydrolase translates to MIKYAKIFLFIFLPGIISCQGENVVRVYFPKSSPILKYGISKFADQIDISTYDISHEPETQNQPSVFILTPGFYPNQEAEAIFKVHHQDITNDGYKIKREKNKVYVIGATERGCLYGILDITEQLKSGISLDKIEEKHVNPAISFRAIKFNLPWSSYRGGPSTEVHVETCKDLEFWEAFLDMMVKNRLNALTLWNRHPFTNMIRAANFPMATLLSEEELEEWQLFWKALFKMAKNRGIETYMVNWNIVVSPEFAKAYETRQYGDTSDLVKTYTRESVTQLINEYEDLTGLGVTLADWMGNHGVEYMTPSEREDWIEDTFIQGIANANRKVKFIHRAVLAGAPKEMRRVIDKADLPEKTIVEVKFNWSHGHSSPKLLLTHANHQGTIEKDFWYPMPENYFIAWMIRNEDFFVLRWGDPEFIRSHIKINNHEYVDGYFVGSECYIPAKDYSHIDPHPDKTWKYAFEKQWLFYHLWGRLMYNPNESDEALAKEFNKRYQNAEPLKLLNAYTLASKVPELIATFYKATWDFTLYSEGFLSVSPVGFSDGKSPFISIEELIKHETLDPKYLNIIDYVDKLNGGSFISGEIITPLQLANTIDEECNEALSIINGINTSDSNPALKSELDDIATWCNLGFYFADKIRAGVALQTYITKKQEMDKRKAISLLEKCLGHWKNVIKLTADRYQEMPYSGTHFDGTFHWSDYLKDVEADIEFAKEVE
- a CDS encoding sulfatase family protein, which encodes MKKNNLLKLSILLLLFSVGCREKILEKDQFPNVIIFFCDDLGYGDIGPFGHPTIHTPNLDKMAEEGQKWTNFYVAAPVCTPSRAGILTGRLPIRSGMCSENRRVLFPDSEGGLPPSEITIAKALKTKGYSTACIGKWHLGHLPQYSPNAHGFDYYFGIPYSNDMDREEGVKPYESCIDPKVEYFNVPLMRNSEIIERPANQETITKRYTKEAINFIDENKSKPFFLYLAHSMPHVPLFRSEDFANKSLRGVYGDVIEELDWSIGRILDKLEESGLDENTMVVFTSDNGPWLIFNEFGGSAGLLRGGKGGTFEGGMREPTVFWWPGKIEHRIVMDIGSTLDLLPTICSLTGIELDKDRIYDGFDLSPVLFSGEKSERNIIYYYRDTEVYAIRNGSFKAHFKTKDEYGSNETISHNPPLLYDLNVDPSEKYNISDKHPHIIQEMKVLLKEHQSTVVPVENQLEKFENKEEDYQSKSL
- a CDS encoding MFS transporter codes for the protein MNDKTNKQLFYASCLSLMSAALIFISREHLGHILIQEEQILTTAEFGNISGWAFKGTALALLIFSPLIDWFGLKRGMILAWVFQMLGIVGFIVSENATIMLIAMTMAGFGWGILETTINPLCAAQYPTQKTKMLNILHAWWPAGLIIGGLFSRFVLDTFSAPWQAYMLIMVVPVVIYGFLIFNKTFPQTERVNANVSNTKMFRSALKPGFLILLFCMSLTASSELAPNQWLETMFKEYANASGTLILVYGSFIMFFLRFFAGPLAKAINPVGIMTVSAILASIGLILLSQAAKSQNIAFIYASATVFYLGVCYMWPTMYSLAAELHPDGGGLTIGLTGFVGMLGVSVWIPQIGSLGSSYGLAHAFFIVSWLPALAFVVFAIWWIKLKRTSGYKIVKL
- a CDS encoding ADP-ribosylglycohydrolase family protein, which gives rise to MINNKVLLIGIFILFLHSSMSARNSSGESSEIVMKKEVLMDKVKGAWAAQTIGVTFGIPVEFKFNTMMVPDYLKLDYNENSLINEYTHTPGTYDDIYMDLTFVDVIEKEGIDAPAQSFADAFTYADYKLWNANQMGRYNIMNGLKPPASGHWLNNPCADDIDFQIEADFAGIMAPGMINSAVEICDKVGHIMNYGDGYYGGVFVAGLYSMAMVSNDTKDIKNIVQKALSVIPPESQFAQCIQDVILSYEENPHDWKLAWFKVSRKWSEDIGNPIGVFKPFNIDAKINAAWVVIGLLFGEGDFTKTFEIATRCGDDADCNPATAGGILGAITGFKNIPDYWKQGLDKVENIPFYGTEISLSKAYQLSYKHAEQMIVRNGGNITENELIIKTQGPVEIPLEVSFKGHYPTQSIIPSKVGNNIEFEFEGIGFVLAAPPNGVNYEENYVFEIELYINGKLVEEAKIPTEFNKRRYVLCWRYELPRTRHHVLIKIRNPSLKYEMPFRHAIVYDDKPNKLDFDFKK